A genome region from Bombus pyrosoma isolate SC7728 linkage group LG14, ASM1482585v1, whole genome shotgun sequence includes the following:
- the LOC122574887 gene encoding pre-mRNA-splicing factor SLU7 produces the protein MANTLANVPVSKIIKNKSNFEDEPKKKSREDWRKAKELEEARKAGTAPAAVDEEGKDINPHIPQYISATPWYFGAQGPTLKHQRPQPEKQKQYSGIDEWYKRGVDSSKVATKYRKGACENCGAITHKKKECMERPRKIGAKFTNANIAPDEFTQPELSTDYDGKRDRWAGYDPSQHRAIIEEYQKIEEAKRQMRAEKLNAEENDEQDSDKDEDKYVDEVDMPGTKVDSKQRITVRNLRIREDTAKYLRNLDPNSAYYDPKTRSMRDNPYTGTDREVDYKGENFARFSGDTQRHSNAQLFAWEAHERGVDVHLLAEPTKLELLKQEYDKKRDELKDKARESIINKYGGKEHLDAPPPSLLLAQTEQYVEYSRYGKIIKGQDRQIIRSKYEEDVYPNNHTCVWGSYWHAGKWGYKCCHSFIKNSYCTGNAGKKTAEAAVIEIKNTVNEEEKSNEETINSSDEKSVSNDTSSDEEEKVLRPIKSKSSKRKEKKQKQKEKRKNKKKAARLQEQDKLQQALQKEEERQKEAERLLQMNERKRPYNSMYEVKEPTMDEIEAFQMKRQREDDPMAEFLNK, from the exons ATGGCTAATACTCTAGCCAATGTGCCTGtgtcaaaaattataaagaacaAAAGCAATTTCGAGGACGAACCCAAGAAAAAGAGTCGAGAGGATTGGCGAAAGGCTAAGGAATTAGAAGAAGCGAGAAAAGCTGGTACAGCACCAGCTGCAGTAGATGAAGAAGGCAAAGATATTAATCCACACATTCCACAATACATTAGTGCTACGCCATGGTATTTTGGCGCGCAG gGGCCTACTTTGAAACATCAAAGGCCGCAGCCTGAAAAGCAAAAGCAGTATAGCGGTATAGACGAATGGTATAAACGTGGTGTAGATTCATCTAAAGTAGCAACAAAGTATCGTAAAGGAGCCTGTGAAAATTGTGGAGCAATAACTCataagaaaaaggaatgtATGGAACGTCCACGCAAAATAGGTGCAAAATTCACAAATGCAAATATAGCACCAGATGAGTTTACTCAACCAGAATTGTCTACAGACTATGACGGCAAAAGAGACAG GTGGGCTGGTTATGATCCGTCGCAGCATAGAGCTATTATCGAAGAATATCAAAAGATCGAAGAAGCAAAACGACAAATGCGTGCAGAGAAGTTAAATGCGGAGGAGAATGATGAACAGGATTCGGATAAAGATGAGGACAAATATGTTGACGAGGTTGATATGCCTGGAACAAAAGTAGATTCTAAACAACGTATTACCGTTAGAAATCTACGAATCAGAGAAGATACAGCAAAGTATCTAAGAAACTTGGATCCAAATTCGGCCTATTACGATCCTAAAACGAGATCTATGCGTGACAATCCTTATACCGGCACAGACAGAGA GGTGGATTATAAAGGTGAAAATTTTGCGCGTTTTTCGGGAGATACACAACGACATTCAAATGCACAATTGTTTGCATGGGAAGCGCATGAAAGAGGCGTTGACGTTCATTTACTCGCTGAACCCACTAAATTGGAATTACTTAAACAGGAATATGATAAAAAACGCGACGAACTGAAAGATAAAGCTCGtgaaagtataattaataaatatggaGGTAAAGAACATCTCGATGCTCCTCCTCCTTCCCTTTTACTAGCACAAACAGAACAATATGTCGAATATTCAAGATATGGAAAA atCATCAAAGGACAAGACAGACAAATAATTCGCTCTAAGTACGAAGAAGATGTATATCCAAATAATCATACTTGCGTTTGGGGTTCTTATTGGCATGCCGGTAAATGGGGATACAAGTGCTGTCAttcgtttataaaaaattcatactGTACAGGAAATGCAGGTAAAAAGACAGCCGAAGCAGCCGTTATTGAGATTAAAAATACAGTAAATGAGGAAGAAAAGTCTAAtgaagaaacaataaattcaTCCGATGAAAAATCTGTAAGTAATGATACATCCTCggatgaagaagaaaaggtaTTAAGGCCGATAAAATCGAAATCATCTaaaaggaaggagaagaaacaaaaacagaaagaaaaacgaaagaataagaagaaagcTGCTAGGTTACAGGAACAAGATAAATTGCAACAAGCATTgcagaaagaggaagaaagacaaAAGGAGGCGGAAAGGCTGCTACaaatgaatgaaagaaaacgcCCTTACAATAGCATGTATGAAGTTAAAGAACCAACAATGGATGAGATCGAAGCATTTCAAATGAAGCGACAACGTGAAGACGATCCGATGGCggaatttcttaataaatag
- the LOC122574889 gene encoding uncharacterized protein LOC122574889 isoform X2: MPGETKYYECSRTEYCCGIGCCVSPGLHFHHLWYYWILVIIMFLVCSGGGWWYRYWLQGRYRAAASAIPTRTTNARVQSSLRGSTCQGQRARITYNSARNTVLLHRMWKGPQRNGAMPAYSGNATTSGHYQNMSVMLNDANCPYYQLYGPPPSYETVIAQTRGKVSNATSPESTSARSSSFVAPANSNVSQCFSYTCNFSTRLNNSLDQNTQYSSSGTSSRQIEGREGIPFAHFSPYCAVADGSTRQNVCIPFAYQEQPFVSRDTFNPLYQASSIHCVPYPMDKSSDTSDPENQSYQVSNAERYAMVNVDCTAGSSREQGIWQSDDRSTSKVRGSQVNGDTDDSMEKNLGEQRENTSMVRGAAGSASPLKIEENQSDDSKSVDWLENFDSESTKSRRVYGGSLKASGRYADKERCEEYSVQRAFSRILPHSCDGLINTEPATASVDVSHNVSSLEERADVSASSIQSNPSNNVILERFGSDGASFSMENIEKLEQSHSRLVNTSTNSDLESKFRLDRSKSLD; the protein is encoded by the exons ATGCCTGGAGAAACAAAATACTATGA GTGTTCTAGAACCGAATATTGTTGCGGTATTGGTTGTTGCGTGTCACCAGGACTACATTTTCATCATTTATGGTATTATTG GATATTGGTAATAATTATGTTCCTGGTATGCTCCGGTGGTGGCTGGTGGTATCGATATTGGTTACAAGGAAGATACAGAGCGGCTGCATCGGCTATTCCGACCAGAACTACGAACGCGCGAGTCCAAAGTTCTCTTCGAGGGTCAACGTGTCAAGGGCAGAGGGCTCGCATTACGTACAATTCCGCGAGGAACACTGTATTGTTGCATCGTATGTGGAAAG GTCCTCAAAGAAACGGAGCGATGCCCGCTTACAGCGGTAATGCGACAACATCGGGCCATTATCAGAACATGAGCGTTATGTTGAACGATGCGAACTGTCCGTACTACCAATTATATGGTCCGCCTCCAAGCTACGAAACTGTGATAGCTCAAACACGTGGTAAGGTATCAAACGCGACGTCACCGGAATCGACGAGCGCGCGATCGAGTTCGTTCGTTGCGCCAGCGAATTCGAACGTGTCCCAATGCTTCTCTTATACTTGCAATTTCTCTACGAGATTGAACAACAGTTTGGATCAAAACACGCAATACTCGAGTAGCGGTACGAGCTCTCGGCAAATCGAAGGCCGAGAAGGTATTCCATTCGCGCATTTCTCACCGTATTGCGCCGTCGCAGACGGAAGTACGAGGCAAAATGTATGCATTCCTTTCGCCTATCAGGAACAACCGTTCGTTTCTAGAGATACCTTTAACCCTCTGTACCAAGCTAGTTCCATACACTGTGTTCCGTATCCGATGGACAAATCGTCAGACACGTCGGATCCAGAGAATCAAAGTTACCAAGTGTCGAACGCCGAAAGGTATGCGATGGTAAATGTCGATTGTACGGCTGGTAGTAGCAGAGAGCAAGGTATTTGGCAGTCGGACGATCGTTCAACGTCCAAAGTACGCGGTAGCCAAGTAAACGGAGATACGGATGACAGTATGGAGAAAAATCTGGGAGAACAACGAGAAAATACATCGATGGTAAGAGGGGCGGCGGGCTCGGCTTCTCCGCTTAAAATCGAAGAGAATCAGTCGGATGATTCGAAATCCGTGGATTGGTTGGAAAATTTCGATTCCGAGTCAACAAAGAGTCGTCGAGTGTACGGCGGTTCTTTAAAAGCAAGCGGCAGGTACGCCGATAAAGAAAGATGCGAGGAATATTCCGTTCAAAGGGCTTTCTCGAGAATTTTGCCCCATTCCTGTGATGGACTTATTAACACAGAGCCAGCTACAGCATCTGTCGATGTATCCCATAACGTAAGCTCTTTGGAAGAGAGAGCCGACGTTAGTGCGAGTTCTATTCAATCAAATCCATCCAATAATGTGATATTAGAGCGTTTCGGTTCCGACGGCGCGTCCTTCTCGAtggaaaatatcgagaaaCTTGAACAGTCTCATTCTCGTCTCGTAAATACTAGTACAAATTCAGATCTTGAAAGTAAATTTAGATTAGACAGATCGAAATCATTGGACTGA
- the LOC122574889 gene encoding uncharacterized protein LOC122574889 isoform X1 has translation MVRNTKRKLAIFAGTSKCLIYAEAKYCASEMPGETKYYECSRTEYCCGIGCCVSPGLHFHHLWYYWILVIIMFLVCSGGGWWYRYWLQGRYRAAASAIPTRTTNARVQSSLRGSTCQGQRARITYNSARNTVLLHRMWKGPQRNGAMPAYSGNATTSGHYQNMSVMLNDANCPYYQLYGPPPSYETVIAQTRGKVSNATSPESTSARSSSFVAPANSNVSQCFSYTCNFSTRLNNSLDQNTQYSSSGTSSRQIEGREGIPFAHFSPYCAVADGSTRQNVCIPFAYQEQPFVSRDTFNPLYQASSIHCVPYPMDKSSDTSDPENQSYQVSNAERYAMVNVDCTAGSSREQGIWQSDDRSTSKVRGSQVNGDTDDSMEKNLGEQRENTSMVRGAAGSASPLKIEENQSDDSKSVDWLENFDSESTKSRRVYGGSLKASGRYADKERCEEYSVQRAFSRILPHSCDGLINTEPATASVDVSHNVSSLEERADVSASSIQSNPSNNVILERFGSDGASFSMENIEKLEQSHSRLVNTSTNSDLESKFRLDRSKSLD, from the exons ATGGTACGAAATACGAAGAGAAAGCTGGCGATATTCGCCGGAACGTCGAAGTGTTTGATATAC GCAGAAGCAAAGTATTGTGCCTCTGAAATGCCTGGAGAAACAAAATACTATGA GTGTTCTAGAACCGAATATTGTTGCGGTATTGGTTGTTGCGTGTCACCAGGACTACATTTTCATCATTTATGGTATTATTG GATATTGGTAATAATTATGTTCCTGGTATGCTCCGGTGGTGGCTGGTGGTATCGATATTGGTTACAAGGAAGATACAGAGCGGCTGCATCGGCTATTCCGACCAGAACTACGAACGCGCGAGTCCAAAGTTCTCTTCGAGGGTCAACGTGTCAAGGGCAGAGGGCTCGCATTACGTACAATTCCGCGAGGAACACTGTATTGTTGCATCGTATGTGGAAAG GTCCTCAAAGAAACGGAGCGATGCCCGCTTACAGCGGTAATGCGACAACATCGGGCCATTATCAGAACATGAGCGTTATGTTGAACGATGCGAACTGTCCGTACTACCAATTATATGGTCCGCCTCCAAGCTACGAAACTGTGATAGCTCAAACACGTGGTAAGGTATCAAACGCGACGTCACCGGAATCGACGAGCGCGCGATCGAGTTCGTTCGTTGCGCCAGCGAATTCGAACGTGTCCCAATGCTTCTCTTATACTTGCAATTTCTCTACGAGATTGAACAACAGTTTGGATCAAAACACGCAATACTCGAGTAGCGGTACGAGCTCTCGGCAAATCGAAGGCCGAGAAGGTATTCCATTCGCGCATTTCTCACCGTATTGCGCCGTCGCAGACGGAAGTACGAGGCAAAATGTATGCATTCCTTTCGCCTATCAGGAACAACCGTTCGTTTCTAGAGATACCTTTAACCCTCTGTACCAAGCTAGTTCCATACACTGTGTTCCGTATCCGATGGACAAATCGTCAGACACGTCGGATCCAGAGAATCAAAGTTACCAAGTGTCGAACGCCGAAAGGTATGCGATGGTAAATGTCGATTGTACGGCTGGTAGTAGCAGAGAGCAAGGTATTTGGCAGTCGGACGATCGTTCAACGTCCAAAGTACGCGGTAGCCAAGTAAACGGAGATACGGATGACAGTATGGAGAAAAATCTGGGAGAACAACGAGAAAATACATCGATGGTAAGAGGGGCGGCGGGCTCGGCTTCTCCGCTTAAAATCGAAGAGAATCAGTCGGATGATTCGAAATCCGTGGATTGGTTGGAAAATTTCGATTCCGAGTCAACAAAGAGTCGTCGAGTGTACGGCGGTTCTTTAAAAGCAAGCGGCAGGTACGCCGATAAAGAAAGATGCGAGGAATATTCCGTTCAAAGGGCTTTCTCGAGAATTTTGCCCCATTCCTGTGATGGACTTATTAACACAGAGCCAGCTACAGCATCTGTCGATGTATCCCATAACGTAAGCTCTTTGGAAGAGAGAGCCGACGTTAGTGCGAGTTCTATTCAATCAAATCCATCCAATAATGTGATATTAGAGCGTTTCGGTTCCGACGGCGCGTCCTTCTCGAtggaaaatatcgagaaaCTTGAACAGTCTCATTCTCGTCTCGTAAATACTAGTACAAATTCAGATCTTGAAAGTAAATTTAGATTAGACAGATCGAAATCATTGGACTGA